The genome window CGCCACCGTCAAGGCCGTACCGTTCACCTTCACCGTCGCGTCCGCGTTCGTCGTTCCCTTCACCGCGATCGAACCGTTCTTGGTGCGTTCCCCGTTGACCGGCGCATCGATGTAAATCATCGGCGCGATCGTATCGACCGTCAGATACAGCATCCGCACGGCGATGTCGCCGGTAGCCGTATTCGTCGATACCAATTCGATCGCGTACGTGCCGTCCGTCGTAAACGCGTCGAAGCTCATCGCTCCCCGGCTTCCCGTCGCCGTATTGGCCAAGGTCGCCTTGCCGATCGACTCGTTCGCGTAGAACGCTTCGACGACGACGTTCTTCTGATTCGCCTCGAGCGTTACCGTCTGCGACGTCTGATTCGTCATCCACTCGATGAACGGATCGCCGAGCTTCTGTCCGTCGATGACCGCCGACAGGTTCGGTTTCGCGGGAATCGGCAGCAGCTTCTTCGCGCTGTCGACCCGCTCCGCGAAGTGATAATTCCCGTTCTCGTCCGCGGCCGCGGACGGCAGCGTCGCCGCCGTCACGCCGACGACGTACTCGTGACCGACCTCAAGACCCAAGTACTCGGTAGGGACCGAATCGTCGCCGCCCTCGAGACTGCCGGTGTCGATCGCCTTCGACGTCGACACCGCGTCCCAACCGCCGATCAGTATGCCTTCGTACCTCCCGGTAGCCGGCTTCCAGTACTTCTCCAATTCGGCTTCGGTATACAAAATCTCGCCGAAATTCTCGTACGGCTCCAGCTTACCGTTCTTCTCCCGCATCGCGGAGATCGCGTAGCTATGCTCGTACGCCTCGTGGCCGGCCTTCTTCGCGCTCGGGGTAAAGCCGAGCTTGAACAAGCCGTTGCCGGCCGGCGTTATCGACACGTCGCTTACCTTGACCGGAGCGAGCGGATCGACGATCTCGAATTTCTCGGCCGACGTCTTCGTGCCGTACGTCGAATCCGACTTCAGCTCGACGCGCAGGTAGTACTCGCCTTGCTGCAGCAAACCGCGGATATCCTCCACATCGCCGAGCAACGGTACCTGCGTGACGTCGATCGCCTCCGATCCGCTCGTCGTAACGCCCGTTACGCCGCCGTTCCGGGATACCGGCAAGTCCCCTGCGAGCAGCAGCCCCGCGTCGCCCGGCTCCAACACTTCCGTGCCGTCGGACAGTACCGTCTTCTCGGTCGCGACCGCGTCCTTCGCCAAATACAGGCTCACCGTATCGCCCGGCTTCGCGTGATCGACGGCCCACGAAGCGGTGAACGCATTCGGGTTCGAAGCGTCCTTCGTCAGCTTCGCTTCCTTCAGCTGCGCCGCGACCGGCACGTTCATCAGCTTCGACTCGACCGGAGACACCGCCGTCAGCGTCCACGCCTTGCTTCCGTTCGGCCCCGTCGTCTTCGCCTTCTCCGCCGGCACGATAATGTACGCCCGTCGAACGTCGACCGCGTCCTGCCGCGCTTCCGGAGGGAGGTCCTTCACTAAGATTTCTTGCGTGAACGCGTTCGCGTTCGGGTTCGTATTCGTGTTATCGAACACGACCGGGTACAGCTTGCCTTGCGGATCCTTCAGCGTAAAGCTCGGCATCTCCGCATCCGTGTACTCCATCTCGATCAGCGCGTTGCCGCTGACGCCGTCCATCGGAATGAGATGCTCGCGGCCGAGGTTGCTTACCTGAATGCCGCCGACGCCGACGCTCATCGTGCCGTTATCCATCACGTCGATGCCGTCCGCCACCGAGCGGTACACAATATCGTGCGTCTCCCGCTCCGCGTCGACCCACGAGGTCGCCAGCGTCTCGACGCCTTGGCCGACGACGAGCAAGCGCGGACCCCGCTCCGGATCGTTAACGACCAGGTGCAGCATGCCTTCCGGCAGCTGTTCCCCGTCCGTACCGAATTCGACGCCTCCGCCCCAATAATACGTAATGCCGAGCGTAATGAGCAGAATGCCGATGCTGCCCCATACCTTGTCGTTATTGAGGCCCAGGAACACGCTCGAGAGCGGCATGCCGCCTACGACCGGTACGGCCGGCGGGATTTGGATTTTAGACCCGATATACCCCTCGAAGTCGATCCGGTTTTTCTCCAGGTTTTGCCCGACGAAGATGCCCGCCTTCCCGACGACGATGCCCCAGCCGAGCACGTCCACTTCCGCCTCCGCGCGGATGAACCAAGGGGTCACCCACTGCGCCTGAAGCAGCGCCTCCGTGACCATCGGAAGAATGTCGTCGGCGTCCGGGTCCGTCTCCGGCGAGAAGCCGAGCTCCCCGTGCAGCGCGAAGCCCGTACGCTTCAGCGTCAAGTCGATGTCCCCGAACAAATTCGCGGGCGTCATCCCGAACCGCAGCGTGACGCCGGCTTGAATGACGAGCGGGAACGGATCCTTCGGCGTGCCGCCGGCGATCGTGTCCGCCAGCTCGCGCAGCGCGCCGCGCACGCTCTTCAGGTACGTCGCCGCCGAGATCGGCACCGGCTTCGGCAAGTCCATGCCGAACGCGATAACGTCCGGAAGAACGCGGCCGTCGGCCACTTGCTTGAAAGCGAGCTCCGCCTTGATGCCCGACAGCTTCTTCAGCTCGGCTTCGAACTTGATGCCGTACCGGTTCGACACGTTCTCCACCGGCTGCACCATGTGCGTCACGAAGATTTCGCCCTTGGCGCTCTTCTTGTCGTCGCCTCCGGGCTTGCCGATCAAGCCGATGTCGGACGCCAGATTGAACTTGAGCGCGGCGTCCACGCCGACGAATCCCTTCTTATTAAAGATGATGTTCCGCATCTCCGCCTCGAGAATCTTCATCGAGACCGAACCGCCGAAGCTGACGCCCCCCGGGCGGAGGATGTAGTCATTGAACTCGAATTGGAACCCTTGAACCGAAAAGGTCGGCACCTGAAACAAGCTATGCCGGTTGAAGTACACGTTCTCGATCATAATTTGACGAAGCGGGTTCACCCGGTCGAACAACGAGCCGACCGCCCAGCCAAGCGATCCGTTGAGCGACGTATCCTCCGGGTTGTCCTCGCTGTCCGGGAACACTTCGTTCGGGATCACATAGCTCATCCCAAGCTTCTTCTCGAAGCCGCCGAAGAAATCTAACGTCCACTCGCCCTTATAGAACGTGAAGCCGCTGTTCGCGACGCTGAGCGAGCCTTCGCCCTTCACCGCCAACGTATCCAGGAACGGCATCGCTTCGTAGCCGTTGATCTGATCCAAATCGAACACGTCCAGCTGGCCGCGCACGAGTACTATATCTTTGCCCTTGTAGGCAACGGCGTCGTTAATGATCGCCGGTTCGGTCGTCGCCTCGACGATAACCTGCTCGTCCGCCCCGGAACCGACTTGCTTGATCATCCCGCGAATGACGACCAGCCGCTCGTTATCGGGATTCAGGTCCCCGTTCAAATTAATATTGAAAAAGTCTTCGAGCTTCTTCTCCGAATCGAACAGCTTGTATTGGTAAACCGGAACCTTCTTCGTCGCGTCGACGGCAAGGTATTTGGTCAAGTCGAAGGACGGATCGATCGTCCGATTCATCCGTCCGATCTTGTTCCGCGCTTCCATGAACGCTTGTACGCCGCGGTTGACCGCGGACGTATTCGGGAACGGCTTCCAGGTATACTCTTCATTCAGTTCCTTCAAGTCGTCGGCCGAAACGCCGGATCCGTTCGCGATGTCGAATACATCCACATAATTTTTATAAATGGCAATAATATTCGCTTGGCGGATCCGGTTTTTCTCGTCGTCCGTCACTTTGAACGTCTGCGACGTCGCGATGTCGTACATGGCGGCGATCTCTTCGTCTCCGCCGGTGTCGCCCTTGAAGTCGATTTCCACTTGATATTCGCCGAGCGGCAGCTCCGGCCCGAGATTCGGCCGGATGACCGTGCCGTTCTTATCGACTTCGGCGCCGCCTCGGTACGAGATGCGCATGTCGCCGGAGAAGCCGTCGTCCGTCGGCTGCAGCATGACGGCTTCCTTGACCGGCACCTTGTAGCGTCGGCCGGTCGCCTTTTCCTTCAAAAACAGATCGAAGTTCGGCTCGACCAGCTCGTTTCCCGTGTTGTACGCGTCGAGATTCGTCAGATTGACCGTGATCAGCTTCTGGTCGGCGCTGAACAGCTCGTTCGGCGACAAACCGTACGCGTACGTCGGCACCGCTTCGCCGACGGCCGGCAGCAGGATGAAGTTCGCCTTCGTCGATTCATACTGCGCAAGGACGCTCTCGTCCTGCACGCCCTCGAGCTTCTCCCGCGTCTGCGGGCTGCTCGCCGTGAGCAAATATTCCTTGTTCGTCGGCCAAGGTCGGCCGGTCGCCTTCACCTTGAACGAGACGGTGACCGTGTCGCCAGGCTTGTATTTCGGCTCGATGCCGTTTTCCGCCTCTTCCGGCGTCGCCGGCTTCTTTCTTTCCACCGTCTTAGAGCGGACCGGCTCGGTTTGAACCTTGCCGTCCTTCCGGACAATGTTCCCTAACTCATCCACCTGCACGAACGACAATCCGCTCTCGAGCGTGAGCTTCACATCGATTTTCTCATGCTCCATATTGTACATCGGCAGGTTTTCGACTTCGGCGATAATGTCGAAGACGCCTTCGTTCGCATAATCGCTGCCGTCCGCGAGCGTGGCCAGCTGCTGCGGGGTGTCGAGATAACGAATGGAAAATACTTTGTCCTTCTCGACGATTTCGCCGAGGCCGTATACGGTTTCGTACGTCTGTACCTGTCGGCTCGGCACGGTTTCCGGCTGCCAATAGAAGGCGACGGCGGAGTCGGCCGTGCCGTAGTCGTTCGTATCGCGCGTGAAGTCGAGATTGCCGTTCGGGACGTAATCCCACTTCGTGTTCGCGAGGCCGTTCCAGTGGCCGACGATCATCTCGTCGACGAGGTAGATGTTCGCTTCCGCGAAGTTGTTGAAGCCGTAAGCGATAACATTCGTCGCCAGCGGGTTCGTCGGGTCCAGCGCGTCCTTCATGACCCAGTAAGCTGGAAGCTTATAAAAGGCATAATCGTCGCCATTCGGGTCCAGATTGTATACTTTATCCGGCTCGTGCACGAGCTTGCGTTCGACGAGCAGCGGCTGCTCCGTAATCGTGCCGATCTGGAACTCCGGCCCGTCGTTGCCGCCCACCATCGTGTCGAGCAATATCCGCGAGCCGACTTCGACCGGCTTGTTCGTCGGGTTGTACACTTCGTACCGGACATTGACGTTGCCCGCGTTCAGCTTGTCCGACGGGTCGCGGTACAGCATCAAGATTTGCTTGATGCTGACCCCCTCGATCGTCCATACCGTCTCGATCTGCGACGTCCCGTTCGGGTTGTTCACGATGCGCGGCTTCGTAATTTCCGAGAAGAAGTCCGGCGCGAACTTGTACGGATTGCCGAAAATATAATCCGTCCCGTTAATCTTGAACGTCGTGAACGACGACTCCGGGTCGTCCCCTCGGAACATGAGATCGACCGACTGGTCGTTCTTCCGGATCGGTTGGCCTTCCACGGTCCGAACGCCGAAGCGTCCGGTATGGTTGTCGACCGTGATTTTAATGAAGTCGTTTTGTAAAGTCGTCGCGTCCGGGGTCGACGCGACCGCCGCGAGGGCGGACGTCGCGCCGGTCACCGTGCTCAGCAGCACCGCGGCGACGAGCCATAAGAGCATCGTTTTCCGAAACAGCTTCAATGGGGTTCCTCCTAGCATGATCAACACCGCTTATTCCTTGCCCGAGACGAAGAACATCGCGAAGTCGCGTTCGCGCTCCTGGTTGCGCACGATGATCGTGTACCAACCGACGTCCGGGAACGTATATTGGAACTTCAGGCTCTGGAGCTCTTTCAGGCTCACTTGCTTCGCCAGCAGCTTCATCTGCCCTTCGCGATACAAGCCCGGTTGATAATAGATGTCGTACGTGCCCCATTCGTTGACGCGTTCCTGTCCTTTGACATCCACAAGGTTGTAACGGGAAATCTCGAAAGACAGCTTGTTCGTGTCGAACAACGCGGTTTCGGCGCTGGCGCCGGAGATCAAGACGTCATTCGCCAGAATGAGCATCCCGTCCGTCGCCACGACGACGACGTCCTGCGTCGCGGTCGTCACGTTGCCGACTTGGTCCTTAGCCGTGTATGTCACCCGCTGACGGCCAAGCTGGGCGAGATCGAGTCCGCCGATCGTCACCTCGATATTCTCCGGCTTGGAGACGTTGTCCGACGCCGCGTAGCCGCCGAGGTCTTTCTTGAAGTCGAAGCCGGCTTTGTTTTGGGCGATCGCGACGACCGGCCGGTTCAGCGTCAGCTCCGGCGCCTTGTTGTCGAGTCCGGCGACCTGGATCGGGATCCGGTTGACGTTGCCGACGAGATCCGCAAGACCGATCGTCGTCTTGCCTTCGGCGGAAAATACTTTGCTGTAAGCGAATGTTCCGTCTTCGCCGCTGATTTTGTTGGCGTAGCCGACGCCGCCTTCTCCCGGAATGGCCGACGCGCCCGCGAATACCGGATTTCTCGGATCGGTCTGTCCGCTCACCGTCACCTGCACCTTACCTTTGGCGTACGTCTTGCCGTCGATCGTTACGATCTTGTCCGCCGCGAGCGGGTTGCCCGCGTCGTCGACGTATTTGTACGCGACGGATGCCGGCTGAGGCGGCGCGGAGACGATGTTGTCCACCGTTTCCTTCACGATCGTGACATTGCCGTACTCGTCCCCGATCCGGAAGGACGCCGTACCGTTCTCCGTCAGCGTAACGAAATTGGATGTCTCCAGAAAGTCGAAGTTTTTCCCGTTCGGGTCGGCCTTCTCGAGCGTCAGCGTGACCCCGGAAGAGAAGAGGACGTTGTTCTGCTCGTCCCGCACCGTGCCGAACTGCTGCGAAAAGTTCGTTCCGTACATATAAGAACGAACGAATCTGACCTGCGGCGCTTCCTTGTCGATCACGTCGACGGTCGCCGTCGCCGTGCCTTCGTTGCCCGCTTCGTCTTGGAACATGAACGTAAACGTGCCGTTTTCGGTGAACGTGTAGACGCTTCTGCCGCCGTTATTGATGACCTTCACCGGCTCCGACGTCGACAGTCGAACGGAGACGTTGCCGTTCGTCTTCGCCGGAGTCGCGCCGCCTTCCGCGACGTATTCGACGCTGCCGATCGGCGCCGTGCCGTCGACGTTATACACGACGACGTAGAGCGTGTCCGTGCGCGTCGGATCGGCGAGATCCGTAAGATCGAACGAATAGTAACCGTTCTGGTTGACGTGGAACGTATTGCCCTTGCGGCTCGGCGTCGCCGGATTGACGTCGGACGCGTTCACTCGAATGCCTAGAGGCGGCGTAATCTGGATATCGACGCCGGTCGCCGGGCTGACCGGACGCGTCGTGTTCAACGTCGCGAGCGCATACACCGGCTGCTCCGCGGAGAACGCCGAGATGTCGAGCGAATACGGCTCGCTCACCGCGCCGCCCGGCGTACGGAATTTCACTTGAATGCGGAGCTGCCCCGGCACGTTCGTCGGCACCTTCACCGAGACGAAGTTCGTATACGGGCGCCACTTGATCCAGCTCGTGCCGCCGTCCGGGGATACGGATACGTCGTACCCGGTCTTGTCCTCCGTCGCCAAATCCAGCTTCACGATGGCGGTATACCCGTCTTCCTCGTCGCCGTACAAGTAAACGAGGTCCGTCTTCGCCTGCGCCGGCGGCGTCGTACTCGCTCCCGCGTTCGACACTTTGAACGGCCCCTTCGGGGTGACGATGCCGCGGTTGCCGGATTCGTCTTCCACGAAGACGTACAACCGGAAGTCGGCGATTTCGCCGGCTGCTAACGTCCTGGCATCGATAACGACCGTGCCGCCCTCCGGCAAATCGATCCAACCCGCGTCCTCTGCCGTCGGGGCGGGCGCTTCGGCTCGAACCCACTTGTATTTCGAAACAATCGTTTCTTGCTCCCGCTTCGAAATCCCGACCGCGACCGACTGCTCCTTCAGCGGATACGAAACTCCGTCTTTACTGAAGAGAACTGTCGGCGCAGCGTTGTCGAACAGGTACGTTTTCGAAAAATAGTGCTTTCTTCCGTCCGGTTCCGTCACTTTCACATGAACGGTTTGCGCTCCCGACCATGCCGTATTCGCCGGGATCCGATAGCTTGCGCTCTTCCCCGCGGCATCGGATGCGAACGGCGCGATCGACGCGTACGCCCCGTCGTCCGACGGAGGCGCGGGACTCGCCGCGACCGCGAATCCGACGCTTGCGTACGTCGCTTCCGTAACGGTCATCCCTGCGTTGCCATATACCGCTCCGGTTACATCCGGGACGTCGAAGCCGCTTACCGTGAACACGACGTCATGACTCTGAACATAGCCGATCGACGGTGTCGGCTCGAACGAAGCGGATACTCGGGACGTCGAATCGACGATCGCAGCCTCCTCGACGCGGACGACGCGCTCGTTGCCGGCATTGTCTTTCATTTTCACATAGAGCCAGTACTTTCCGTCCTCGTATATTTCGCCTTGCGTCGTCACGCTCAAGGCTTCCCCGCTTAACGCCTTCGACTTCCAGTCGACATCCGCCGGTTCGCTTCCATCGGCGACCCATTGGTAAAACACAGAAGCGATGCCGCTGAGATTCGCGTCGCTGAGATGCACATCGGCCGTGACGATCGGCTTGTTATTGTCCATATTATGCGAGACGATCGTCGGCGCCTTGTTGTCGAGCTTGAACACCGTCTTGTTGTATGTCCAGTTGGAATCCGCGTGCTTGAAATCCTCGAGCGTCCAGATCGAGACGTCGCCGTATTGACCGACCTTCTCGATCGCCTTGTTGCGCGCGTATACCAATTTATCCGCATCGGACGCGCCGGGGGCTTCCGCCAGCCATGCGTCGCGCTCGGCCGGGTGCGCGTCGAGATACGTCTTCGCCTTCTCGTATTGCATGAGCTCGCGCGCCGTGTCCCACGTCATGTCCGCCGTCCACGTATGGAGGTACCAATCGCCGCTCTTCTCTTCAAGCAGCGCTTCCGCCGGCGGCGGGATCATGTTCGTCTTGTTGTTGGCGACCGTGAGGTTCACCTTCGCAAGCGCCTCGTCGCCCGAGTACAAGTCTTCCCGAGGCTGCTTCGCGCTTATCGAGAATCGCTTGACCGCCGCGAAGTTGTCCGCTTCCTTACCGGCGAACGGATCGGTCGGACTTTGGCTCCAGTAATAGTAGACTAGACCGACAGAGGACGCTCCGCTCATGTTCGACGGACGATATACGCCTCGACTCGGGCGCGGCTTGCCGCGGTCGTCTCCGATCGGCTCGAGCGACGGGACGATAAGATCCGGATCGTTCGCATCGATCGTCACCTTGCCGTTTTTCTGGAACTGGGTATCGCTGGCGCCGCCGTTCTCGAAAATGTAGCGGATGTCCGGCTTCGTATTGTCGACCTGCAATCTCGCCCAATCGATCTTCGAATTGACGAGCGACGGATCGTTGCCTTCGTCGTCGCGATTCTCGCCTTCGAAATTCGCCGGCTGCACGAGCATGTTGCCGGCATAGTCGTGAATGACGGCCTTGTCGGTCAACTTGTTGTTGTGCGTAAGCGCGATCGCCTTCAGCAGCGGAACCTCGACGCTCTTCCCGTCCGGGATCGTCATCGTGAACGTCCACTTGTCCGATCCGCTGCCGGACTTGTAATAGGCCTTCATGCCATTATTGAACAATAGGTAGGTGTCTTTGGTCTCCCAGCCCGGCTCCCGGTTGACGATCATCTCTTCCGTGAACTGAACGGAGAAGTCGATCGTGTCGTCTTTATTCAAGGTAACGCCGGTTAAAATCTCCGGCTGTATGCCGTTGCCGACCTTCGAATATTTCGGCGCCACCGCGTCCACGATGACGCGGAAGCCGCCGTTCTCGAAGTCGAACGGATTCACCGTCTTTCCTAAGAGGTAAATTTCGCTGCCGGGCAACGCTTTGCCCGGGAACGGAAGCTCGGCGACGTTCCCCGCGGCGTCGATGAGCACCGCGTCTTTGAACTTGTCTTGAAGCGTCTTCTCTTCCACCGGCGCCCCGGAAGGCGTAGTGCCAGTGATGTAAGGCTTCAGCGGGAGATTCCCGCTGTTGTGATACTTCACGCCGGTGTAGTTGTACGTGAGGTGATCGGTCATTTTTTTGAAATTCTTATCTTTATACGTTGTGTTTTCTAGATATTGCGCTTGTCCGGCCGCAGGCAGCCCCGTTCCCGCCGTATTCGTGAACAGCGGATGCTTCAGGAACGGATCGCTGATCGCCGGCGCCAAAGACAGCTCATACGGATAGATCGGCTCGTCGAATTTATACGTTAACGTGATGTCTTCATTTCGTTTCGCATACAGCTCGCGCTGATTAATCT of Paenibacillus antri contains these proteins:
- a CDS encoding S-layer homology domain-containing protein, with protein sequence MKLFRKTMLLWLVAAVLLSTVTGATSALAAVASTPDATTLQNDFIKITVDNHTGRFGVRTVEGQPIRKNDQSVDLMFRGDDPESSFTTFKINGTDYIFGNPYKFAPDFFSEITKPRIVNNPNGTSQIETVWTIEGVSIKQILMLYRDPSDKLNAGNVNVRYEVYNPTNKPVEVGSRILLDTMVGGNDGPEFQIGTITEQPLLVERKLVHEPDKVYNLDPNGDDYAFYKLPAYWVMKDALDPTNPLATNVIAYGFNNFAEANIYLVDEMIVGHWNGLANTKWDYVPNGNLDFTRDTNDYGTADSAVAFYWQPETVPSRQVQTYETVYGLGEIVEKDKVFSIRYLDTPQQLATLADGSDYANEGVFDIIAEVENLPMYNMEHEKIDVKLTLESGLSFVQVDELGNIVRKDGKVQTEPVRSKTVERKKPATPEEAENGIEPKYKPGDTVTVSFKVKATGRPWPTNKEYLLTASSPQTREKLEGVQDESVLAQYESTKANFILLPAVGEAVPTYAYGLSPNELFSADQKLITVNLTNLDAYNTGNELVEPNFDLFLKEKATGRRYKVPVKEAVMLQPTDDGFSGDMRISYRGGAEVDKNGTVIRPNLGPELPLGEYQVEIDFKGDTGGDEEIAAMYDIATSQTFKVTDDEKNRIRQANIIAIYKNYVDVFDIANGSGVSADDLKELNEEYTWKPFPNTSAVNRGVQAFMEARNKIGRMNRTIDPSFDLTKYLAVDATKKVPVYQYKLFDSEKKLEDFFNINLNGDLNPDNERLVVIRGMIKQVGSGADEQVIVEATTEPAIINDAVAYKGKDIVLVRGQLDVFDLDQINGYEAMPFLDTLAVKGEGSLSVANSGFTFYKGEWTLDFFGGFEKKLGMSYVIPNEVFPDSEDNPEDTSLNGSLGWAVGSLFDRVNPLRQIMIENVYFNRHSLFQVPTFSVQGFQFEFNDYILRPGGVSFGGSVSMKILEAEMRNIIFNKKGFVGVDAALKFNLASDIGLIGKPGGDDKKSAKGEIFVTHMVQPVENVSNRYGIKFEAELKKLSGIKAELAFKQVADGRVLPDVIAFGMDLPKPVPISAATYLKSVRGALRELADTIAGGTPKDPFPLVIQAGVTLRFGMTPANLFGDIDLTLKRTGFALHGELGFSPETDPDADDILPMVTEALLQAQWVTPWFIRAEAEVDVLGWGIVVGKAGIFVGQNLEKNRIDFEGYIGSKIQIPPAVPVVGGMPLSSVFLGLNNDKVWGSIGILLITLGITYYWGGGVEFGTDGEQLPEGMLHLVVNDPERGPRLLVVGQGVETLATSWVDAERETHDIVYRSVADGIDVMDNGTMSVGVGGIQVSNLGREHLIPMDGVSGNALIEMEYTDAEMPSFTLKDPQGKLYPVVFDNTNTNPNANAFTQEILVKDLPPEARQDAVDVRRAYIIVPAEKAKTTGPNGSKAWTLTAVSPVESKLMNVPVAAQLKEAKLTKDASNPNAFTASWAVDHAKPGDTVSLYLAKDAVATEKTVLSDGTEVLEPGDAGLLLAGDLPVSRNGGVTGVTTSGSEAIDVTQVPLLGDVEDIRGLLQQGEYYLRVELKSDSTYGTKTSAEKFEIVDPLAPVKVSDVSITPAGNGLFKLGFTPSAKKAGHEAYEHSYAISAMREKNGKLEPYENFGEILYTEAELEKYWKPATGRYEGILIGGWDAVSTSKAIDTGSLEGGDDSVPTEYLGLEVGHEYVVGVTAATLPSAAADENGNYHFAERVDSAKKLLPIPAKPNLSAVIDGQKLGDPFIEWMTNQTSQTVTLEANQKNVVVEAFYANESIGKATLANTATGSRGAMSFDAFTTDGTYAIELVSTNTATGDIAVRMLYLTVDTIAPMIYIDAPVNGERTKNGSIAVKGTTNADATVKVNGTALTVAEDGTFSGSVPAAGNAPTLDLNFVARDGAGNENAATVNVVNDAFKAPVGLVLRNIASMQKGETRELQPVLRVVAGKTTAGKPVFEDVVVPANDLEKMTFDIDAGDAVQVKLVKENGVPKVKVTGVSVGASLVKAEYPVTDGVTLSTTAIASVDVPKPTSLGEVKAYTVSVGGQAGKTKIVVSDAGDMTGYQLVYKTFAGDAAYKAPVFNEVLTGWTHLPSNGEVAVAAGGSVVVAKQTSSDKKAVALSSKMIANVWTAAAGGGGGGGGGGGGGLLEVDGQPAGGSRSGDTINVRLTASSAKSEPGKEIKVVASDPTVKIYAISIEPALAKQSANNKQPIRLELPSAKLTIAPSMLANAAGDVNVTVRPNNESEQRSLRATASGLGASALGDGQGVTIETNLPASSWTGYVPATIRVPDDVSISDMTAVVLQAADGSWTPVPWKLAMNNGEAFVDARLAGEGHLVFLNSAPTFVDVGDEHWASSSIQEAASQLLVLGKGEGKFDPEGNITRAEYPTMLLRSSGLMNKTGEASFTDVGSDAWYRRSVSAAASLGIATGREDGSFAPQATITRIEAMTMAGRLLEKMGLGEAMSDAQINEILDGFVDKASIPEWARKPAALSIKNGIIRGVDQAVKPNDELTRAQAAAIAARLDRWISEQQ
- a CDS encoding DUF5011 domain-containing protein; amino-acid sequence: MKRVWISLLAVCLLVAMAPVGGIPQAEASGGDVEIRLGGALIGNLSHQAENALINFQIGTQGFEYGKNGNFTVDFAGGETIMWRGDEVSMTIRVQDNPLLSELAGSGHAEVDVGWSGLKWAEECETEILGICVDKDYQGTNAQIRVYDTVNNSTDLTVADEAWHGGVGASRGSVRLKKTSAIHIVIKGVRDRTGDPTGVRGLYVKFKDTQRPTMTGYQFDGDGAERQNEKINQRELYAKRNEDITLTYKFDEPIYPYELSLAPAISDPFLKHPLFTNTAGTGLPAAGQAQYLENTTYKDKNFKKMTDHLTYNYTGVKYHNSGNLPLKPYITGTTPSGAPVEEKTLQDKFKDAVLIDAAGNVAELPFPGKALPGSEIYLLGKTVNPFDFENGGFRVIVDAVAPKYSKVGNGIQPEILTGVTLNKDDTIDFSVQFTEEMIVNREPGWETKDTYLLFNNGMKAYYKSGSGSDKWTFTMTIPDGKSVEVPLLKAIALTHNNKLTDKAVIHDYAGNMLVQPANFEGENRDDEGNDPSLVNSKIDWARLQVDNTKPDIRYIFENGGASDTQFQKNGKVTIDANDPDLIVPSLEPIGDDRGKPRPSRGVYRPSNMSGASSVGLVYYYWSQSPTDPFAGKEADNFAAVKRFSISAKQPREDLYSGDEALAKVNLTVANNKTNMIPPPAEALLEEKSGDWYLHTWTADMTWDTARELMQYEKAKTYLDAHPAERDAWLAEAPGASDADKLVYARNKAIEKVGQYGDVSIWTLEDFKHADSNWTYNKTVFKLDNKAPTIVSHNMDNNKPIVTADVHLSDANLSGIASVFYQWVADGSEPADVDWKSKALSGEALSVTTQGEIYEDGKYWLYVKMKDNAGNERVVRVEEAAIVDSTSRVSASFEPTPSIGYVQSHDVVFTVSGFDVPDVTGAVYGNAGMTVTEATYASVGFAVAASPAPPSDDGAYASIAPFASDAAGKSASYRIPANTAWSGAQTVHVKVTEPDGRKHYFSKTYLFDNAAPTVLFSKDGVSYPLKEQSVAVGISKREQETIVSKYKWVRAEAPAPTAEDAGWIDLPEGGTVVIDARTLAAGEIADFRLYVFVEDESGNRGIVTPKGPFKVSNAGASTTPPAQAKTDLVYLYGDEEDGYTAIVKLDLATEDKTGYDVSVSPDGGTSWIKWRPYTNFVSVKVPTNVPGQLRIQVKFRTPGGAVSEPYSLDISAFSAEQPVYALATLNTTRPVSPATGVDIQITPPLGIRVNASDVNPATPSRKGNTFHVNQNGYYSFDLTDLADPTRTDTLYVVVYNVDGTAPIGSVEYVAEGGATPAKTNGNVSVRLSTSEPVKVINNGGRSVYTFTENGTFTFMFQDEAGNEGTATATVDVIDKEAPQVRFVRSYMYGTNFSQQFGTVRDEQNNVLFSSGVTLTLEKADPNGKNFDFLETSNFVTLTENGTASFRIGDEYGNVTIVKETVDNIVSAPPQPASVAYKYVDDAGNPLAADKIVTIDGKTYAKGKVQVTVSGQTDPRNPVFAGASAIPGEGGVGYANKISGEDGTFAYSKVFSAEGKTTIGLADLVGNVNRIPIQVAGLDNKAPELTLNRPVVAIAQNKAGFDFKKDLGGYAASDNVSKPENIEVTIGGLDLAQLGRQRVTYTAKDQVGNVTTATQDVVVVATDGMLILANDVLISGASAETALFDTNKLSFEISRYNLVDVKGQERVNEWGTYDIYYQPGLYREGQMKLLAKQVSLKELQSLKFQYTFPDVGWYTIIVRNQERERDFAMFFVSGKE